In Devosia litorisediminis, one genomic interval encodes:
- a CDS encoding tetratricopeptide repeat protein, with amino-acid sequence MRAIREKSLISVTIAAVLAFSASILPVHAQTAADAALNMANMLDGAGGGVSSGELIAALQNAADAGQPMAMWQLGTMYENGEGVARDPVKAFGYFAQIANQHADAAPKGVEADIVARSFVKVGDYYKQGLPDAGIPADANRSHALLLHAASYFGDADAQYRVGLLYMQEEEMGVNPLQSARWFSLAARKGHCPAQAQLGDLLFNGVEGIEAQPVEGLMWLTISHQRCSGTADAGWVDEKLNHAISLSTADEQAEANALAQSIAPQFAGF; translated from the coding sequence ATGCGGGCCATTAGGGAAAAATCCCTGATTTCCGTGACGATTGCAGCCGTTTTGGCCTTCTCGGCCTCAATCCTGCCCGTGCACGCACAAACCGCGGCCGATGCTGCGCTGAACATGGCCAACATGCTCGATGGGGCAGGTGGCGGTGTGTCCAGCGGCGAGTTGATCGCGGCCCTGCAGAATGCCGCTGATGCCGGCCAGCCCATGGCCATGTGGCAGCTCGGCACCATGTATGAAAATGGCGAAGGCGTTGCCCGCGATCCGGTCAAGGCATTTGGTTATTTCGCCCAGATCGCCAATCAGCACGCCGATGCCGCGCCCAAGGGCGTTGAAGCCGATATCGTCGCGCGCTCTTTCGTCAAGGTTGGCGATTACTACAAGCAGGGTCTGCCAGACGCTGGCATTCCCGCCGACGCCAATCGCTCCCACGCGCTCTTGCTGCACGCCGCCAGCTATTTCGGCGATGCCGATGCGCAGTATCGCGTCGGCCTGCTTTACATGCAGGAAGAGGAAATGGGCGTGAATCCGTTGCAAAGCGCGCGCTGGTTCTCACTGGCGGCCCGCAAGGGGCATTGCCCTGCCCAGGCCCAGCTCGGCGATTTGCTGTTCAATGGCGTTGAGGGCATCGAAGCCCAGCCGGTGGAAGGCCTGATGTGGCTGACCATTTCCCACCAGCGCTGCAGCGGCACGGCCGATGCAGGCTGGGTGGATGAAAAGCTCAACCACGCCATTTCGCTCTCGACCGCTGATGAACAGGCCGAAGCCAATGCTCTGGCTCAGTCCATCGCCCCGCAATTTGCTGGTTTCTGA
- a CDS encoding deoxyguanosinetriphosphate triphosphohydrolase, protein MSDTAAYASKPELSLGRIDGAGPSPTRSEFQRDRDRIIHSTAFRRLQHKTQVFFEHDGNHFRNRLTHTLEVSQMARSMARALHLNEDLAEAIALSHDLGHTPFGHAGERALHATMAPYGGFDHNIQAMRVVTRLENRYAEHDGLNLTWETLEGILKHNGPLTNPDGTPFGKYAQEGLPAGYDDIPAVADLRLSSFASLEAQTAAIADDIAYNAHDIDDALRAGLLTLADLLDVPFAGPIVHEVLDRYPDVAPKRQAHEVQRRLITRSIEDVISTTAANIRTAGVTSAEDVRMAGKTLVAFSPAIAKAVAGLKTFLFQRVYRHESVMVSVRQSEKLVSDIFAHYMETRDMPGRWGVAAQAAVSDSALARVVADFIAGMTDPYALDEYARLFDARPDFR, encoded by the coding sequence ATGAGCGATACTGCTGCTTACGCTTCCAAACCTGAACTTTCTTTGGGTCGCATTGATGGCGCTGGTCCCAGCCCGACCCGCAGCGAGTTTCAGCGCGATCGCGACCGCATCATCCATTCCACCGCGTTCCGGCGGCTGCAGCACAAGACCCAGGTCTTTTTCGAGCATGATGGCAATCATTTCCGCAATCGGCTGACCCACACGCTTGAGGTCAGCCAGATGGCGCGCTCCATGGCCCGGGCGCTGCATCTCAATGAAGACCTCGCCGAAGCCATTGCCCTGTCGCACGACCTGGGCCACACCCCTTTCGGCCATGCCGGCGAGCGCGCTCTACACGCCACCATGGCGCCCTATGGTGGCTTTGATCACAATATCCAGGCCATGCGCGTCGTCACCCGGTTGGAGAACCGCTATGCCGAGCATGACGGGCTCAACCTCACCTGGGAGACGCTCGAGGGCATCCTCAAGCACAATGGTCCGCTGACCAATCCCGATGGCACACCCTTTGGCAAATATGCCCAGGAGGGTTTGCCCGCCGGCTATGACGATATTCCCGCCGTCGCCGATCTGCGCCTGTCCAGCTTTGCCTCGCTTGAAGCCCAGACCGCCGCGATTGCCGACGATATCGCCTATAATGCCCATGATATTGACGATGCACTGCGCGCCGGCTTGCTCACTCTGGCCGATCTGCTCGATGTGCCCTTTGCCGGCCCCATCGTGCACGAAGTGCTCGATCGCTACCCCGATGTGGCCCCCAAGCGGCAGGCCCATGAAGTGCAGCGCCGCCTGATCACCCGCAGTATCGAGGATGTTATCAGCACCACTGCAGCCAATATCCGCACCGCTGGCGTCACCTCCGCTGAAGACGTGCGCATGGCGGGCAAGACGCTGGTGGCGTTCTCGCCCGCCATTGCCAAGGCGGTTGCCGGTCTCAAGACATTCCTGTTCCAGCGCGTCTATCGCCATGAATCGGTAATGGTGTCGGTGCGTCAGAGCGAAAAACTCGTCTCCGACATCTTTGCGCACTATATGGAAACCCGCGACATGCCGGGGCGCTGGGGCGTTGCGGCGCAGGCTGCTGTCAGCGATTCCGCACTGGCACGCGTGGTGGCCGATTTCATTGCCGGCATGACCGATCCCTATGCGCTCGATGAGTATGCCCGGCTGTTTGACGCTCGCCCGGATTTCCGTTAA
- a CDS encoding serine hydrolase domain-containing protein — protein MKLEQALDAVVDTAISEKRIVGSVLLVRKDGRPLYEKAHGLADREAGRAMSRDTIFRLSSVTKPIVAATILALMEAGKIRLDDAVTVYLPDFKPALADGSVPEITIHHLLTHSAGLASGPLLTPAETAAGVNRWHLGRETIVARLAAQELLFAPGTGWAYGPSIDVLGVIAGQLVGGTLEDAITRYVTGPLQMDDTRFGVRDTSRLAAAYADGTEGAVLMGDPHSVANNWGGVTTYDPGRIFDAQAFQSGGGGAAGTGPDFMRLLECLRSGGGPILQRDTVAMGMANQTPQLTHAVSPGLQFSYFGAWVADARAAGLPVAPGTNRWGGIYGHHWFVDQANGLSVVSMSNTGLEGSDGAYRDAVYDAIYGAL, from the coding sequence ATGAAGCTTGAGCAGGCGCTGGACGCGGTGGTCGATACGGCCATCAGCGAGAAACGCATTGTCGGCAGCGTCCTGCTGGTGCGCAAGGATGGCCGCCCGCTCTACGAAAAGGCGCATGGTCTGGCCGATCGCGAGGCCGGACGCGCCATGTCGCGCGACACGATCTTTCGCCTGTCATCGGTGACCAAGCCCATCGTCGCCGCGACCATTCTGGCGCTGATGGAAGCGGGCAAGATCCGGCTTGATGACGCGGTGACGGTCTATCTGCCCGATTTCAAGCCGGCGCTGGCCGATGGCAGCGTACCGGAGATCACCATCCACCATTTGCTGACGCACAGCGCCGGACTGGCCAGCGGGCCGCTGTTGACGCCGGCGGAAACAGCTGCGGGGGTCAATCGCTGGCACCTGGGGCGCGAAACAATCGTGGCGCGGCTTGCGGCGCAGGAGCTGTTGTTTGCGCCGGGCACGGGGTGGGCCTATGGGCCCTCGATCGACGTGCTGGGCGTGATCGCGGGGCAATTGGTGGGCGGCACGCTCGAAGACGCCATCACCCGGTACGTAACCGGCCCGTTACAAATGGACGACACGCGGTTTGGCGTGCGCGACACAAGCCGGCTGGCGGCGGCCTATGCCGATGGGACAGAGGGCGCGGTGCTGATGGGCGATCCGCATAGCGTTGCCAATAATTGGGGCGGGGTGACCACCTATGATCCGGGGCGGATTTTCGACGCGCAGGCGTTTCAATCGGGGGGTGGTGGCGCTGCCGGTACGGGCCCTGATTTCATGAGGCTGCTGGAATGCCTGCGCAGCGGCGGCGGGCCGATCCTGCAGCGCGATACCGTCGCCATGGGCATGGCCAACCAGACCCCGCAACTGACGCATGCGGTGAGCCCGGGGCTGCAGTTCAGCTATTTCGGGGCCTGGGTTGCCGACGCCAGGGCGGCGGGGCTGCCCGTGGCGCCCGGCACCAATCGCTGGGGCGGGATATACGGGCACCACTGGTTCGTTGATCAGGCCAATGGGCTCAGCGTGGTGTCGATGAGCAATACCGGGCTGGAGGGCAGCGACGGGGCCTATCGGGATGCAGTGTATGACGCGATTTATGGTGCGCTCTAG
- the xth gene encoding exodeoxyribonuclease III, with the protein MRIATWNINGIKARLELLVTWLSQEKPDIVVLQEIKSVDEGFPRAEIEALGYNVETHGQKSWNGVAILSLLPFDEVTRGLPGDDSDEQARLIEGVFSVESGAIRVCGIYLPNGNPVESEKFPYKLAWMRRLEAYVAERLLLEEPFILLGDFNLIPAPIDAHDPKAWWGDALYRPESLERFRTLSNMGMTDALRATTSEEAYTFWDFQAGAWRRNAGIRIDHLMLSPQAADRLDDVRVHKDVRGWEKPSDHVPVEGQFSF; encoded by the coding sequence ATGCGCATCGCTACCTGGAACATTAACGGCATCAAGGCCCGACTCGAATTGCTGGTCACCTGGCTGAGCCAGGAAAAGCCGGACATCGTGGTGTTGCAGGAGATAAAATCGGTCGATGAGGGCTTCCCGCGCGCCGAGATCGAGGCGCTGGGCTACAATGTCGAAACCCATGGCCAGAAGAGCTGGAATGGCGTGGCCATCCTGTCGCTGCTGCCGTTTGACGAGGTCACGCGTGGCCTGCCGGGCGATGACAGCGACGAGCAGGCGCGGCTGATCGAAGGCGTGTTTTCGGTCGAAAGCGGTGCGATCCGCGTGTGCGGCATCTATCTGCCGAACGGCAATCCGGTCGAGAGCGAGAAATTCCCCTACAAGCTGGCGTGGATGCGCCGGCTTGAGGCCTATGTGGCTGAGCGCCTGCTGCTCGAAGAACCATTCATCCTGCTGGGCGATTTCAACCTGATCCCGGCGCCGATTGACGCGCATGATCCCAAGGCGTGGTGGGGCGATGCACTGTATCGCCCCGAAAGCCTGGAGCGGTTCCGGACGCTGTCCAATATGGGCATGACCGACGCGCTGCGGGCCACCACATCTGAGGAAGCCTATACGTTCTGGGACTTTCAGGCTGGGGCGTGGCGGCGCAATGCGGGCATCCGCATCGACCATCTGATGCTCTCGCCACAGGCGGCAGACCGGCTTGATGATGTACGGGTGCACAAGGATGTGCGCGGCTGGGAAAAACCCAGCGATCACGTCCCTGTCGAAGGCCAGTTCAGCTTCTGA
- the scpB gene encoding SMC-Scp complex subunit ScpB produces the protein MNDHPDEPSQVNERNLRVLEAVLFASVEPLDVHSLLAYVGEGADIANLLITLQQRYAGRGVNLVQRGDKWAFRTAEDLGFLLRREENETRPLSRAALETLSIIAYHQPTTRAEIEEVRGVATGKGTIDLLMEAGWIRMRGRRRTPGRPVTYGTTDAFLDHFGLESLSDLPGLDELKGAGLLSGRLPSTMQIPLPFDGALRDDEDPLDPDDLDGEDENA, from the coding sequence GTGAACGACCATCCAGACGAACCCAGCCAGGTCAACGAGCGCAATTTACGCGTGCTCGAAGCGGTACTTTTCGCCTCTGTTGAGCCGCTCGATGTGCACAGTCTGTTAGCCTATGTGGGGGAAGGCGCCGACATTGCTAACCTGCTCATCACCCTGCAGCAGCGCTATGCCGGTCGCGGCGTCAATCTGGTGCAGCGCGGCGACAAATGGGCCTTCCGCACCGCCGAAGATCTTGGGTTTCTGCTGCGTCGTGAGGAAAACGAAACCCGCCCGCTTTCCCGCGCCGCGCTCGAAACCCTCTCCATCATCGCCTACCACCAGCCCACAACCCGGGCGGAGATCGAGGAGGTCCGCGGTGTCGCCACGGGCAAGGGCACCATTGATTTGTTGATGGAGGCCGGCTGGATCCGCATGCGCGGCCGGCGCCGGACCCCCGGGCGCCCGGTAACCTACGGTACCACCGACGCTTTTCTCGATCACTTCGGGCTCGAAAGCCTGAGCGATCTTCCGGGCCTCGACGAGCTCAAGGGCGCCGGCCTGTTGTCGGGGCGTTTGCCGTCCACCATGCAGATCCCGCTTCCCTTTGACGGCGCACTGCGCGATGACGAGGATCCACTGGACCCCGACGATCTCGACGGCGAGGACGAAAACGCCTGA
- a CDS encoding HesB/IscA family protein: MTETALAPTQVVLTDSAAKRVSRILSKEAEGTVLRISVAGGGCSGFQYEYNLVQEKPGSDDTVLQKGDAVVLIDSMSLEFMGGSEIDFVDDLIGQAFQIRNPNAVASCGCGTSFAV, encoded by the coding sequence ATGACCGAAACCGCTCTTGCTCCCACCCAAGTCGTCCTGACCGACAGCGCCGCCAAGCGCGTGTCGCGCATCCTGTCCAAGGAAGCCGAAGGGACGGTGCTGCGCATTTCGGTGGCCGGCGGCGGATGCTCCGGATTCCAGTATGAATACAATCTCGTACAGGAAAAGCCCGGAAGCGACGACACCGTTCTGCAAAAGGGCGACGCGGTGGTGCTGATCGATTCCATGAGCCTGGAATTCATGGGCGGTTCGGAGATCGATTTCGTCGATGATCTGATTGGCCAGGCGTTCCAGATCCGCAACCCCAATGCGGTGGCATCCTGCGGCTGCGGGACCAGTTTCGCGGTCTAG
- a CDS encoding segregation and condensation protein A codes for MTTAQTDWFDTPAPPADDDVMYVDVDGYEGPLDLLLDLARRQKVDLASISVLALAKQYLRFIEKVREKRIEVAADYLVMAAWLAYLKSRLMVPQSASDDEPSGEMLAAMLQFRLKRLEAMRAAASQLMNRPRLGFQVYARGMPEPIEIKTRSLWEASLYDLLKAYSTQREKGVVTDYAPIQRTVWSLQDARDILQRLIGDSFDWVPMDTYLIDYLATPAERATIRASTFASSLELVRQGQIDIRQTQTFGPLFVRRHRGEDT; via the coding sequence ATGACCACCGCCCAGACCGACTGGTTTGATACGCCGGCCCCGCCTGCTGATGACGACGTCATGTATGTCGATGTCGATGGCTATGAGGGGCCGCTTGACCTCTTGCTCGATCTGGCCCGCCGCCAGAAGGTGGACCTTGCCTCCATCTCTGTTCTGGCGCTGGCTAAGCAATATCTGCGCTTCATCGAAAAGGTGCGCGAGAAGCGCATTGAGGTCGCTGCCGACTATCTGGTGATGGCCGCCTGGCTGGCCTACCTCAAAAGCCGCCTGATGGTGCCGCAAAGCGCTTCTGATGATGAGCCCTCCGGCGAGATGCTCGCCGCCATGCTGCAGTTCCGTCTCAAGCGTCTTGAGGCCATGCGTGCCGCTGCCAGCCAGTTGATGAACCGTCCCCGTCTGGGTTTTCAGGTCTATGCGCGCGGCATGCCCGAACCCATCGAGATCAAGACCCGCAGCCTGTGGGAAGCCTCGCTCTACGATCTGCTCAAGGCCTATTCCACCCAGCGTGAAAAGGGCGTGGTAACCGATTACGCGCCCATCCAGCGCACGGTCTGGTCACTGCAGGACGCCCGCGATATCCTCCAGCGCCTGATCGGTGATAGTTTTGACTGGGTGCCGATGGATACCTATCTGATCGACTATCTGGCCACGCCCGCCGAACGCGCCACCATTCGCGCCTCGACCTTTGCTTCCAGTCTCGAACTGGTGCGCCAGGGCCAGATCGATATCCGGCAGACCCAGACCTTTGGGCCGCTTTTTGTCCGACGTCACCGGGGCGAGGACACGTGA
- the argS gene encoding arginine--tRNA ligase produces the protein MDVFALFSARVANAMHVLYPEIGADLLARIVVEPPRDAAHGDLSTNAAMVVAKPLGKNPREVATALVDHFRHDSDVTSVEVAGPGFINFRLDAPVWHQVLRAISQQGADYGRSTLGGGAAVNIEYVSANPTGPMHVGHTRGAVFGDTLSSLMAYSGYEVTREYYINDAGSQIDTLARSTMLRYREALGETIEIPPGLYPGDYLVPVGEALKVEFGDSLLAKPEAEALAIVRERVLVAMLELIKADLALLGIHHDVFFSERQLHGQGGDIDLTLQWLREKDMIYQGRLEAPKGKTPEEWEDREQTLFRATDFGDDTDRALIKSDGSYTYFAADIAYHRNKFLRGFNHMINVLGADHSGYVKRLQAATKAVSLNAADMDVRICQLVRLLKNGEPFKMSKRSGDLVTLADVVEEVGADATRFMLMYRRNDASMDFDFALVKEQTKDNPVFYVQYAHARAYSIFKTATRDLPALDTSPAALAAAEIERIVTPEELDLVRVLAAWPRTVTAAAIAHEPHRIAFYVHELAAAFHGFWAKGKDDPQLRFVNSDDPKLTLARLALVDAVRQVIVNALGILGVSAPTELS, from the coding sequence ATGGACGTTTTCGCTCTGTTTTCCGCGCGTGTCGCCAATGCGATGCATGTTCTCTACCCCGAGATTGGTGCCGATCTGCTCGCCCGTATCGTGGTTGAGCCACCGCGCGACGCGGCCCATGGTGATCTCTCCACCAATGCGGCCATGGTCGTGGCCAAGCCGCTGGGCAAGAACCCGCGCGAAGTGGCCACCGCTCTGGTCGATCACTTCAGGCACGATAGCGACGTCACCAGCGTTGAGGTGGCCGGCCCCGGCTTCATCAACTTCCGGCTCGATGCGCCGGTCTGGCATCAGGTGCTGCGCGCCATTTCCCAGCAGGGCGCCGATTACGGCCGCTCCACGCTCGGCGGCGGCGCGGCGGTCAATATCGAATATGTTTCGGCCAATCCGACCGGGCCCATGCATGTGGGCCACACCCGTGGCGCCGTCTTTGGCGACACCCTGTCCTCGCTCATGGCCTATTCGGGCTATGAGGTGACCCGCGAATATTACATCAACGACGCTGGCAGCCAGATCGACACGCTGGCCCGTTCTACCATGCTGCGCTACCGCGAGGCTCTGGGCGAGACCATCGAGATCCCGCCCGGTCTCTATCCCGGTGATTATCTTGTGCCCGTCGGCGAGGCACTCAAGGTCGAGTTTGGCGACAGCCTGCTGGCCAAGCCCGAAGCCGAAGCGCTGGCCATCGTCAGGGAGCGGGTGCTTGTTGCCATGCTCGAGCTGATCAAGGCAGATCTGGCACTGCTGGGCATCCATCACGACGTGTTCTTCTCGGAGCGCCAGCTACACGGGCAGGGGGGCGATATCGACCTCACCCTGCAGTGGCTGCGTGAAAAGGACATGATCTATCAAGGGCGTCTCGAAGCGCCCAAGGGCAAGACGCCCGAGGAATGGGAAGATCGCGAGCAGACGCTGTTCCGCGCCACCGATTTTGGCGACGACACTGACCGCGCGCTGATCAAGTCCGACGGCTCCTATACCTATTTTGCCGCCGACATCGCCTATCACCGCAACAAGTTCCTGCGCGGCTTCAACCACATGATCAATGTGCTTGGCGCCGACCATTCCGGCTATGTCAAACGCCTGCAGGCCGCTACCAAGGCTGTCTCGCTGAACGCCGCTGATATGGATGTTCGTATCTGCCAGCTGGTGCGCCTGCTCAAGAACGGCGAACCCTTCAAGATGTCCAAACGCTCCGGCGATTTGGTCACGCTGGCCGATGTGGTTGAGGAAGTTGGCGCCGACGCGACTCGCTTCATGCTGATGTATCGGCGCAATGACGCGTCCATGGATTTCGATTTTGCCCTGGTAAAAGAGCAGACCAAGGACAATCCCGTATTCTACGTCCAGTACGCTCACGCCCGCGCTTATTCGATCTTCAAGACCGCGACCCGCGACCTGCCGGCGCTCGATACATCACCCGCAGCGCTCGCCGCTGCCGAGATCGAACGTATTGTCACGCCTGAAGAACTCGACCTGGTTCGGGTGCTCGCCGCCTGGCCGCGCACTGTCACTGCAGCCGCTATTGCGCATGAACCGCACCGTATTGCATTCTACGTGCATGAGTTGGCTGCGGCGTTCCATGGCTTCTGGGCGAAGGGCAAGGATGACCCGCAGTTACGTTTTGTTAACTCTGACGACCCAAAGCTGACTTTAGCCCGACTCGCCTTGGTCGACGCTGTCCGTCAGGTCATCGTCAACGCGTTGGGAATTCTGGGGGTCTCCGCACCGACGGAGCTTTCATAA
- a CDS encoding SPOR domain-containing protein encodes MAGQSEAADDLIAELAKLMAQDAQDDRQGPVSGSPAQPAPVMPVRIPGDSDPKAAAKGPAEFLRSFSATAAEPAKPRNAASVAPDQPSSPQPVATPAEPEHVPFHFDFDFRSEDMPATGVEDAPAQPAAPEQAAPAPHTDEHDSIADLISAELAADPGPAPQPQPAEPAPAVPTAAPAPSTGPALMSASVAASLGGQSRESIGAPRTDNDRFKVPPVFGLGSSAGRTAPAANPAPVAAPAPKAEPVQAHQVLPQSAEPAVVAPPAPSADDAVGLDPIDEIESLIGRAMRVEFDLPEDDAQANPAPAPEPEAIAVAPVAAPVEPAAKPARPVPSPALRSLATPTPSVDHAQDMSAADQTIFAAAQATGAKVGWVNAPETEEFESEAYAAAPRQRAGAGISRALAGPLVAITLLLAAGFGLYWVLGLGGREEGPAPLLVADESPVKEVAPAASAEDDAGAQSIVFNEMDGVSAGADEQLVSRDQADVNEVTQVAAVPTDLSEEGLANRKVRTVKVRPDGTIVSGDDSVAGSAILPVDRPNVPAVPGAETATPELLANVEPATPTPAETAPAATVTPVEPGSTVPAVDTQGNPIAGKTAVVPRIRPPGLTLPVATQATAVQATPIAPAAEPSLSIPGATEVPALADTAPAYVQLASQRSEADARQSAQNMVTRYGPLFGGANLEVQRVDLGVKGIYYRVRVPANSIEQANMICTNVKAAGGDCFTL; translated from the coding sequence ATGGCCGGACAATCCGAAGCCGCAGACGACCTGATCGCGGAACTCGCAAAGCTGATGGCGCAGGATGCGCAGGATGACCGTCAGGGACCAGTCTCTGGTTCGCCGGCTCAGCCCGCTCCCGTCATGCCCGTGCGTATTCCCGGCGATAGCGACCCCAAGGCTGCAGCCAAGGGGCCGGCAGAGTTTCTGCGCTCATTTTCCGCGACGGCTGCTGAACCCGCAAAGCCCCGGAATGCCGCCAGTGTGGCGCCAGATCAGCCATCGTCACCTCAGCCAGTCGCGACACCTGCTGAGCCCGAACATGTGCCGTTCCACTTCGACTTCGATTTCCGTTCCGAGGATATGCCTGCCACCGGCGTCGAGGATGCTCCAGCCCAGCCTGCCGCACCCGAGCAGGCGGCCCCGGCGCCGCACACTGACGAACATGACAGTATTGCCGATCTGATTTCAGCCGAGCTGGCAGCCGATCCCGGTCCTGCGCCGCAGCCGCAACCGGCCGAGCCTGCGCCAGCAGTTCCCACTGCGGCGCCTGCACCAAGCACGGGCCCCGCATTGATGAGTGCCTCTGTCGCCGCCAGCCTGGGTGGTCAGAGCCGCGAGAGCATCGGCGCACCGCGCACCGATAATGATCGCTTCAAGGTGCCACCAGTATTCGGTCTGGGCTCCTCAGCAGGCCGCACCGCGCCAGCAGCCAATCCTGCACCCGTTGCCGCACCAGCGCCCAAGGCCGAGCCGGTCCAGGCCCATCAGGTGCTGCCACAATCTGCCGAGCCCGCTGTTGTTGCGCCACCGGCGCCGTCTGCTGATGATGCTGTCGGCCTCGACCCGATCGACGAAATCGAAAGCCTGATTGGTCGGGCAATGCGGGTCGAATTTGATCTGCCCGAAGATGATGCGCAGGCCAATCCAGCCCCGGCACCCGAGCCGGAGGCCATTGCGGTCGCGCCCGTCGCTGCGCCGGTTGAACCGGCTGCCAAGCCAGCAAGGCCGGTACCAAGTCCGGCATTGCGCAGCCTGGCCACGCCGACGCCGTCGGTTGACCATGCCCAGGATATGTCAGCGGCCGATCAGACCATTTTTGCAGCCGCGCAAGCCACGGGTGCCAAGGTCGGCTGGGTCAACGCCCCCGAAACTGAAGAATTTGAGTCCGAAGCCTATGCAGCTGCTCCGCGGCAGCGTGCTGGTGCGGGCATTTCGCGCGCCCTCGCTGGGCCGTTGGTCGCCATCACACTGCTTCTGGCCGCTGGCTTTGGCCTGTACTGGGTTCTGGGTTTGGGCGGTCGCGAAGAAGGTCCGGCACCGCTGCTGGTGGCTGATGAGAGCCCGGTCAAGGAAGTGGCGCCTGCCGCTTCAGCCGAGGATGATGCTGGCGCGCAGTCCATTGTCTTTAACGAGATGGATGGCGTCTCCGCTGGCGCAGACGAGCAATTGGTCTCGCGCGATCAGGCCGACGTCAACGAGGTCACGCAGGTGGCTGCGGTACCGACCGATTTGAGCGAAGAGGGACTGGCAAACCGCAAGGTACGCACGGTCAAGGTTCGTCCCGATGGCACCATTGTCAGCGGCGACGATAGTGTGGCTGGCAGTGCCATTCTGCCCGTTGACCGACCCAATGTGCCAGCAGTCCCCGGCGCTGAAACAGCAACGCCTGAGCTTCTGGCTAATGTCGAACCCGCCACACCGACACCAGCCGAAACAGCACCTGCGGCTACAGTAACACCGGTTGAACCCGGCTCGACCGTCCCTGCTGTTGATACCCAGGGCAATCCGATTGCCGGCAAGACCGCTGTCGTGCCCCGCATCCGTCCTCCCGGCCTGACCCTGCCGGTGGCCACACAGGCCACAGCCGTGCAGGCAACACCGATTGCTCCGGCGGCTGAACCTTCCCTGAGCATTCCCGGTGCCACCGAGGTTCCCGCTCTGGCAGACACGGCGCCCGCCTATGTGCAGTTGGCCTCGCAGCGCAGCGAAGCCGATGCCCGCCAGTCGGCCCAGAACATGGTCACCCGTTATGGCCCGCTGTTTGGTGGAGCCAATCTGGAAGTCCAGCGTGTAGATCTGGGCGTCAAGGGCATCTACTACCGCGTGCGCGTGCCGGCCAACTCGATTGAACAGGCCAATATGATCTGCACCAACGTCAAGGCAGCGGGCGGCGACTGCTTCACCCTTTAG